One genomic window of Tenacibaculum tangerinum includes the following:
- a CDS encoding DUF7935 family protein, translated as MEDQIIEGLAYALPALVTGAVAYMILSRFIEQDNEEKKFNALVAKKRESLPTKLQAYERMLLFCERINPSKLLVRVHPIGDNPEDYAQLLIGNIEQEFEHNLVQQLYISEDSWKAVLAAKLAIIAKVRSTAESSETAKELRENVLIDYSQQESPASTAINFLKQEVKKLI; from the coding sequence ATGGAAGATCAAATTATTGAGGGGCTAGCCTATGCCCTACCCGCACTGGTTACTGGCGCTGTAGCTTATATGATTTTAAGTCGTTTTATTGAACAAGACAATGAAGAAAAAAAGTTTAATGCTCTGGTTGCTAAAAAACGTGAAAGTTTACCTACAAAACTACAAGCATACGAGCGTATGTTATTGTTTTGTGAGCGTATCAATCCTTCAAAATTATTGGTAAGAGTACATCCTATAGGCGATAACCCTGAAGATTATGCTCAGCTATTAATAGGGAATATTGAACAAGAGTTTGAGCATAATTTAGTACAGCAATTGTATATCTCGGAGGATAGTTGGAAAGCTGTTTTGGCTGCAAAGCTTGCTATTATCGCCAAAGTACGCTCAACAGCAGAAAGTTCTGAAACTGCTAAGGAGTTGCGTGAAAATGTATTGATTGATTATTCGCAGCAAGAAAGTCCAGCAAGCACCGCTATTAACTTTTTAAAGCAAGAAGTAAAAAAATTGATATAA
- a CDS encoding TlpA disulfide reductase family protein, which yields MKNIFSLLIVCTFISCKENLTNKTKAQQSFNLTGTINGAYSDYIYLNYGNVKDSVKVLNNSFKFNGKVEKPTQGWLNLKPDPDANVAWLYIENSDIIIQADYDKKRHNGKTLNFLEINNVKGSYSAKIQNEYKEFYQANKNKENFKALLYEKLKSFIKINKNHPFSGTILSEIALINPVLTKKELLQLYSKIDTTQQNKSDLEMFKMGIANLDKYGIKKPFLEFSLPNAKNENVDIKSFSGKITLVDFWASWCVPCRIKHPELIKLKEKFLDTNFDIVSVSIDDNKKSWIEAVEKDNLTWTNLIDIDKKVNDELKIQSIPFNYLIDENGIVLGVNLSSIEIERIVSEKASR from the coding sequence ATGAAAAACATTTTCTCATTGCTAATTGTATGCACTTTTATTAGTTGCAAAGAAAATCTGACAAACAAAACAAAAGCACAACAATCATTTAATCTAACAGGAACAATAAATGGAGCGTATTCAGACTACATATATTTAAATTATGGAAATGTAAAAGACAGCGTAAAAGTTTTAAACAACAGTTTTAAATTTAACGGAAAAGTAGAAAAACCAACTCAAGGATGGTTAAACCTAAAACCAGACCCAGATGCAAATGTTGCTTGGTTATATATTGAAAATAGCGATATTATAATTCAAGCAGATTACGACAAAAAAAGGCACAACGGAAAGACTTTAAATTTTCTAGAAATCAATAATGTTAAAGGATCGTACTCTGCTAAAATTCAAAATGAGTATAAAGAGTTTTATCAAGCCAATAAGAATAAAGAAAATTTCAAAGCCTTACTCTATGAAAAACTCAAATCATTCATTAAAATCAATAAAAATCATCCGTTTAGTGGAACGATTTTGAGCGAAATTGCATTGATAAATCCTGTTCTAACCAAAAAAGAACTTCTTCAACTTTATTCAAAAATTGATACCACCCAACAAAATAAAAGTGATTTAGAAATGTTTAAAATGGGAATAGCTAATCTTGATAAATATGGGATAAAAAAACCTTTCCTTGAATTCTCTTTACCAAATGCTAAGAACGAAAACGTTGATATAAAATCGTTCTCAGGTAAAATAACATTGGTAGACTTTTGGGCTTCTTGGTGTGTTCCTTGCAGAATAAAACATCCAGAACTAATAAAACTCAAAGAGAAATTTCTAGATACAAATTTTGATATCGTTAGTGTATCAATTGACGATAACAAAAAAAGCTGGATTGAAGCTGTCGAAAAAGACAATCTGACCTGGACTAACTTAATTGATATAGACAAAAAAGTAAATGATGAACTCAAAATTCAATCAATCCCTTTCAATTATTTAATAGATGAAAATGGAATTGTTTTAGGCGTAAACTTGTCGAGTATAGAAATTGAAAGAATAGTAAGCGAAAAAGCTAGCAGGTAA
- a CDS encoding porin family protein, with the protein MTKPLLLIALFLLTLNTYGQVNLIKFGIKGGLNYSNFADNNNDDIPADYTGKIGFHLGGFVKFGISEKISIRPELLYSQQGSNFTINGSDLNITNPEPVFITSIKGEIKESLLLLPVIIIYTLSDKLHLECGPQFGYSLNRKIDYDNNPFNFGGFLKNEKEEKFELGLSLGFGYYLSDDLGISLRYNYGIIERQNLNTSVFQLGMNYQL; encoded by the coding sequence ATGACAAAGCCACTTTTACTCATTGCACTATTCCTGCTAACATTAAACACTTATGGTCAAGTCAATCTAATTAAATTTGGAATAAAAGGCGGACTGAATTACTCAAACTTTGCAGATAATAATAACGACGATATTCCTGCCGATTACACAGGAAAAATCGGATTTCATCTCGGAGGTTTTGTTAAGTTTGGAATTAGCGAAAAAATTTCAATAAGACCTGAACTTCTTTACTCTCAACAAGGCAGTAATTTTACTATTAATGGTTCTGATTTAAACATCACTAATCCTGAACCTGTTTTCATTACTTCAATTAAGGGTGAAATAAAAGAATCATTGTTATTACTTCCTGTTATTATAATATATACATTGAGCGATAAATTACATCTAGAATGTGGTCCGCAATTTGGCTACTCTCTAAACAGAAAAATTGATTATGACAATAATCCTTTTAATTTCGGCGGATTTTTGAAAAATGAGAAGGAGGAGAAATTTGAATTAGGACTTTCATTAGGATTTGGATATTACTTATCCGATGATTTAGGTATTTCATTGAGATATAATTACGGAATAATTGAACGTCAGAATTTGAATACTTCTGTATTTCAATTAGGTATGAACTATCAACTGTAA
- a CDS encoding porin family protein — protein sequence MKKNIFIILILFFSISINSQNTKMQFGIKSGINMSKYTPELNVENTRLADYQRKIGFYIGGYTNIKISQKFKIQPEILFSSQGTKRVFEDISLTDSNGELIISGDIEEKISESVISTPITLQYFINNEFNLEGGIQLGYIMNRKQEITKNPLDSFFGNNSQNINTNYDKFDLGFNIGLGYEVFENMRINTRYFHGLIERDGSIKPSVFSLGIEYKI from the coding sequence ATGAAAAAAAACATTTTTATTATTTTAATATTATTCTTTAGTATTTCAATAAATTCTCAAAACACTAAAATGCAATTTGGAATTAAATCAGGAATTAACATGTCAAAGTATACGCCTGAATTAAATGTTGAGAATACTAGATTAGCAGATTATCAAAGGAAAATAGGTTTTTATATAGGAGGTTATACAAATATTAAAATTTCCCAAAAATTTAAAATACAACCTGAAATACTTTTTTCTAGCCAAGGAACAAAAAGAGTATTTGAAGATATCTCATTAACCGACTCAAATGGAGAGTTAATAATAAGTGGTGATATTGAGGAAAAAATAAGTGAATCTGTAATTTCTACACCAATTACTTTACAATATTTTATTAATAATGAATTTAATTTAGAAGGAGGAATTCAATTAGGCTATATAATGAATCGAAAACAAGAAATTACCAAAAACCCATTAGATAGCTTTTTTGGAAATAATTCTCAAAATATCAACACGAATTATGATAAATTTGATCTAGGATTTAATATCGGTTTAGGGTATGAAGTATTTGAAAATATGCGAATTAATACGAGATATTTTCATGGACTTATAGAAAGAGATGGTTCAATTAAACCTTCAGTTTTTAGTTTAGGAATTGAATATAAAATATAA
- a CDS encoding TlpA family protein disulfide reductase, producing the protein MRNLYIHIVLILGISLFSCNSRDKKVKSDLNLYIESTMTVDSIYFSNFTQNREQQYLSYTNPLYVTLKDSINDLYLIDFYTDKGVIMSNNMWLNGKNIVIKGSLSNKSLKIDTVIGSDLYYKYKNYKSRYENLLKKHPKDSTKINSFLIEELNKNIDNLLSIDISEMFMRRNLNKKNELVKIYQLLSSQNDMLKNHLLSPYAKIENLLSADKIDFSEYLFYNKEKSLSQIEFPNSELYLIDFWFLGCPPCIEDHKIIKNKLEWLRSNNIELIGISIDTDQENWKDYLNKENYSWINYREQENPNKSISKKLFIYTFPTYLLIDKDGKVLVRSNSFSEMEKLITKHNSP; encoded by the coding sequence ATGAGAAACTTATACATTCATATAGTGCTAATTTTAGGGATCTCTTTATTCTCCTGTAATTCTAGAGATAAAAAAGTAAAATCAGACTTAAATCTTTACATTGAATCAACTATGACTGTTGACAGTATTTATTTTTCTAATTTTACTCAAAACAGAGAACAACAATATTTGTCTTACACAAATCCACTTTATGTTACTCTAAAAGACAGCATAAATGACCTTTACCTCATAGATTTTTATACTGATAAAGGAGTAATAATGAGTAATAATATGTGGTTAAACGGAAAGAACATTGTGATAAAAGGATCCTTATCAAACAAAAGTCTGAAGATTGATACCGTAATAGGATCAGACTTATATTACAAGTATAAAAATTATAAATCAAGATATGAGAATCTGCTTAAAAAGCATCCTAAAGATAGTACTAAAATTAATAGTTTTTTAATTGAAGAGCTGAATAAAAATATAGATAATCTGTTATCAATAGATATTTCCGAAATGTTCATGCGCAGGAATTTAAATAAAAAAAATGAGCTTGTAAAAATTTATCAATTATTATCATCTCAAAATGATATGCTAAAAAATCATTTATTAAGCCCCTATGCTAAAATTGAAAACCTATTATCAGCAGATAAGATAGATTTTTCAGAATATCTCTTTTACAACAAAGAAAAAAGTTTATCACAAATAGAGTTTCCTAATAGCGAACTCTATTTAATAGATTTTTGGTTTTTGGGTTGTCCTCCATGTATAGAGGACCATAAAATTATTAAAAATAAGCTAGAATGGTTGAGGAGTAATAATATTGAGTTGATTGGGATTTCTATTGATACTGATCAAGAAAATTGGAAAGATTATCTTAATAAGGAAAATTATAGCTGGATAAATTATCGTGAACAAGAGAATCCGAACAAAAGCATTTCTAAAAAGTTATTCATTTATACATTTCCCACCTATTTATTGATAGATAAAGACGGTAAGGTTTTAGTACGAAGCAATTCGTTCTCCGAAATGGAAAAATTAATAACAAAACATAATAGCCCGTAA
- a CDS encoding ATP-dependent helicase: MSTYLEQLNEPQRAAVLQKDGPMIIIAGAGSGKTRVLTYKIAYLMEQGVDPFNILSLTFTNKAAREMKDRIGKVVGYSEAKNLWMGTFHSVFARILRSEADRLGYPSNFTIYDTQDSVRLITAIIKEMNLDKDRYKPKQILNRISSFKNSLITVRAYFNNSDLQQADLEASRPKTGDIYKEYVDRCFKSGAMDFDDLLLRTNELLARFPDVLAKYQDRFRYILVDEYQDTNHSQYLIVRALADRFQNICVVGDDSQSIYGFRGANIQNILNFQKDYPDVKTFKLEQNYRSTSNIVRAANSVIDKNKTKLDKEIWTANDAGDSVKIMRTISDGEEGRFVAQSIWENQMNHQLTSDQFAVLYRTNAQSRAIEDALRKKDIKYKIYGGISFYQRKEIKDLLSYLRILINPNDEEALKRIINYPARGIGATTIDKLLIAANHYNKSMFDIIKNINTIDVNINAGTKTKLQNFVNMIQRFQIEAQTKNAFEIADLVVKQTQLVKDLQKDGTPEGVNKVENVQELLNGIKDFITDKIETGEDASLTSFLEDVALATDFDSDKKDEEPRVSLMTIHLSKGLEFPYVYIVGLEENLFPSAMSMNTRSELEEERRLFYVALTRAEKAAYLTYAQTRYRWGKLTDGEPSRFLEEIDERYVEYITPKTPEPSMNRFLDASLFEEDTPKKIRFQKPIQKKRKEFLAKKEKPTMISPKSNMKKLSELSSKMNLFDGEITVDNIVEHNRFGTGKVIAIEGKGPNKKAEIEFSTVGKKKLLLQFAKLKVIG, translated from the coding sequence TTGAGTACTTATTTAGAGCAACTTAACGAACCACAAAGAGCGGCTGTTTTACAAAAAGACGGTCCGATGATTATTATAGCAGGAGCAGGATCGGGTAAAACGAGAGTGTTGACCTATAAAATTGCTTATTTAATGGAGCAAGGTGTAGACCCATTTAACATTTTATCGTTAACATTTACCAACAAGGCTGCCCGAGAAATGAAAGACCGTATTGGTAAGGTAGTAGGGTATAGCGAAGCTAAAAATTTGTGGATGGGAACATTCCACTCGGTGTTTGCACGTATTTTGCGTTCTGAAGCTGACCGATTGGGTTATCCTTCAAACTTTACCATTTACGATACACAAGATTCGGTTCGGTTGATAACAGCGATTATCAAAGAAATGAATTTAGATAAAGACCGCTACAAACCCAAACAAATTTTAAACAGAATATCCTCTTTTAAAAATAGTTTGATAACGGTTAGGGCTTATTTCAATAATTCAGATTTACAACAAGCTGATTTAGAAGCGAGCAGACCTAAAACAGGCGACATTTACAAAGAATATGTAGATAGATGTTTCAAGTCAGGTGCGATGGACTTTGACGATTTACTACTGCGTACGAACGAATTACTAGCGCGATTTCCCGACGTACTGGCGAAGTATCAAGACCGCTTTCGATATATTTTAGTAGACGAGTACCAAGATACCAACCATTCGCAGTATTTAATAGTACGTGCGTTGGCAGACCGCTTTCAGAACATTTGTGTGGTAGGAGACGATTCGCAAAGTATTTACGGTTTCCGTGGAGCAAACATTCAAAATATTTTAAATTTTCAGAAAGACTATCCTGATGTAAAAACCTTTAAACTCGAACAAAATTATCGCTCAACGAGCAATATAGTACGCGCAGCTAACAGTGTTATTGATAAGAACAAAACGAAGCTTGATAAAGAAATTTGGACGGCAAATGATGCCGGAGACTCTGTAAAAATAATGCGCACGATTTCTGATGGAGAAGAAGGACGTTTTGTAGCACAATCTATTTGGGAAAACCAAATGAATCATCAGTTAACAAGCGATCAATTTGCAGTGCTATATCGCACGAATGCCCAATCGAGAGCTATTGAAGATGCCTTGCGTAAAAAAGATATTAAGTATAAAATTTATGGAGGAATTTCATTCTACCAACGTAAAGAAATTAAAGATTTACTATCGTATTTACGAATATTAATCAATCCGAATGATGAAGAAGCATTAAAACGCATTATCAACTACCCAGCAAGAGGAATTGGAGCCACTACTATAGATAAATTGTTAATTGCGGCGAACCATTACAATAAATCAATGTTTGATATTATAAAAAATATCAATACTATTGATGTCAATATCAATGCAGGAACCAAAACAAAATTGCAGAATTTTGTCAATATGATACAGCGTTTTCAAATTGAAGCACAAACTAAAAATGCGTTTGAAATTGCCGATTTGGTGGTGAAACAAACACAATTGGTAAAAGATTTGCAAAAAGACGGAACGCCCGAAGGAGTGAATAAAGTTGAAAACGTTCAGGAATTATTAAACGGAATCAAAGACTTTATCACCGATAAAATAGAAACAGGCGAAGACGCTTCGTTAACCTCATTTTTAGAAGATGTAGCACTAGCTACCGACTTCGATTCCGATAAGAAAGACGAAGAACCTCGTGTTTCGTTAATGACCATTCACTTGTCAAAAGGACTAGAGTTTCCGTACGTATACATTGTGGGATTAGAAGAAAATTTATTCCCCTCAGCAATGAGTATGAATACACGAAGTGAATTAGAAGAAGAGCGACGTTTGTTTTATGTAGCCTTAACAAGAGCAGAAAAAGCAGCCTATTTAACCTATGCACAAACACGTTACCGTTGGGGAAAATTAACTGATGGAGAGCCCAGTAGGTTTTTAGAAGAAATCGACGAGCGGTATGTAGAGTATATCACTCCGAAAACACCAGAACCATCGATGAATAGGTTTTTAGATGCGAGCTTATTTGAAGAAGATACACCGAAAAAAATACGTTTTCAAAAGCCAATTCAGAAAAAAAGAAAAGAGTTTTTAGCGAAGAAGGAAAAGCCAACGATGATTTCACCTAAAAGTAACATGAAAAAGTTGTCAGAACTAAGTTCAAAAATGAATTTATTTGACGGAGAAATTACTGTAGATAATATAGTAGAGCACAATCGATTTGGTACTGGAAAAGTAATCGCTATAGAAGGGAAAGGACCCAATAAGAAAGCAGAAATAGAATTCAGTACCGTTGGTAAAAAGAAATTATTATTACAATTTGCAAAATTGAAAGTAATAGGGTAA
- a CDS encoding DUF4290 domain-containing protein, translated as MTFDLEYNSKRSKLIIPEYGRHIQKLVNHCVALEDREERNTMAQAIIDVMGNLQPHLRDVPDFKHKLWDQLHIMADFKLDVDSPYEIPSKEELQEAPERLPYPKSASKYRFYGTNIQTMIDVALTWEEGDMKEALVFTIANHMKKCYLNWNKDTVEDDVIFEHLYELSEGKIDIRNIEEDLTDSKSLLRKRTTQGKTKTKSNKYRKK; from the coding sequence ATGACGTTTGATTTAGAATACAATTCGAAGAGATCCAAATTAATCATCCCAGAATACGGGAGACACATACAAAAATTAGTAAATCATTGTGTTGCTTTAGAAGATAGAGAAGAACGCAATACGATGGCACAAGCCATTATTGACGTGATGGGAAATTTGCAACCACATTTACGAGACGTGCCTGATTTTAAACACAAATTATGGGATCAGCTGCACATCATGGCAGACTTTAAGCTAGATGTGGATTCACCGTATGAGATTCCATCAAAAGAAGAGCTACAAGAAGCGCCAGAACGATTACCTTACCCTAAATCAGCATCAAAATACCGTTTTTATGGTACCAACATTCAAACCATGATTGATGTAGCCTTAACTTGGGAAGAAGGCGATATGAAAGAAGCATTGGTGTTTACCATTGCCAATCACATGAAAAAATGTTATTTGAATTGGAACAAAGATACCGTTGAAGACGATGTTATTTTTGAACATTTATACGAACTCTCTGAAGGAAAAATTGATATACGTAACATTGAAGAAGACCTTACAGATAGTAAGAGTTTACTAAGAAAGCGCACAACCCAAGGAAAAACAAAAACCAAATCAAATAAATATAGAAAAAAGTAA
- the murA gene encoding UDP-N-acetylglucosamine 1-carboxyvinyltransferase, translating into MASFKIEGGYKLKGAITPQGAKNEALQVICAVLLTPEKVVIKNIPDIIDVNKLIFILGELGVKVEKLAKNTYSFQADDINLQYLESPEFKRDGSSLRGSIMIVGPLLARFGKGYIPRPGGDKIGRRRLDTHFEGFINLGAKFRYNREEHFYGVEAETGLTGTEMLLDEASVTGTANIIMAAVLAKGTTTIYNAACEPYIQQLSKMLNAMGAKISGVGSNLLTIEGVEALGGCEHTILPDMIEIGSWIGMAAMTRSELTIKNVSWDNLGQIPSVFRKLGIQLERRGDDIYIPEQESYEIQSYIDGSVLTIADAPWPGFTPDLLSIVLVVATQAKGTVLIHQKMFESRLFFVDKLIDMGAKVILCDPHRATVIGHDFQSKLKATKMTSPDIRAGISLLIAALSAQGTSIINNIEQIDRGYEDIEARLKSIGAKIERIDI; encoded by the coding sequence ATGGCATCATTTAAAATTGAAGGAGGTTATAAATTAAAAGGAGCAATAACACCACAAGGAGCAAAAAATGAAGCGTTACAAGTAATTTGTGCAGTATTATTAACCCCAGAAAAAGTAGTTATAAAAAACATTCCAGATATTATTGATGTTAATAAACTGATTTTTATCTTAGGAGAGTTAGGTGTAAAAGTAGAAAAACTAGCTAAAAACACCTATAGTTTTCAAGCAGATGATATTAACTTACAATACCTTGAATCACCAGAATTTAAAAGAGATGGTAGCTCGTTAAGAGGCTCTATCATGATAGTAGGTCCACTATTGGCTCGTTTTGGGAAAGGATATATTCCACGACCAGGAGGCGATAAAATAGGGCGTAGACGTTTAGATACTCACTTTGAGGGTTTTATCAATTTGGGAGCAAAGTTTCGTTACAACCGTGAAGAACATTTTTATGGTGTAGAAGCTGAAACAGGTTTAACAGGAACAGAAATGTTGCTAGATGAAGCTTCGGTAACGGGTACAGCCAATATTATCATGGCAGCAGTATTAGCTAAAGGAACGACCACTATTTACAATGCGGCTTGTGAACCCTATATTCAGCAATTATCAAAAATGTTGAACGCTATGGGAGCAAAAATATCTGGAGTAGGTTCTAATTTACTTACCATAGAAGGAGTAGAGGCTTTAGGAGGTTGTGAACATACCATTTTACCCGATATGATAGAGATTGGTAGCTGGATAGGTATGGCAGCTATGACACGCTCTGAATTAACGATAAAAAATGTTAGTTGGGATAATCTAGGACAGATTCCAAGTGTATTTAGAAAGTTAGGAATTCAGCTAGAAAGAAGAGGAGACGATATTTATATTCCCGAACAAGAAAGTTACGAAATACAAAGTTACATCGACGGTTCGGTATTGACCATAGCAGATGCACCATGGCCAGGATTTACACCAGACTTATTAAGTATCGTTTTGGTAGTTGCAACCCAAGCAAAAGGAACCGTACTTATTCATCAAAAAATGTTTGAAAGCCGCTTGTTCTTCGTCGATAAGTTGATTGATATGGGAGCCAAAGTAATTCTATGCGACCCACACAGAGCTACAGTAATAGGTCATGACTTCCAGTCAAAATTAAAAGCAACCAAAATGACTTCGCCAGACATTAGAGCTGGTATTTCACTATTAATAGCAGCACTTTCAGCACAAGGAACCAGTATTATTAATAATATTGAACAAATAGATAGAGGTTATGAAGATATTGAGGCACGATTAAAATCGATAGGAGCTAAAATTGAAAGAATTGATATTTAA
- a CDS encoding nucleotide exchange factor GrpE: MSKDQYTKEDEINDAIKNGDLGENQEQSQENKEVDAKEEPTSEELIQAEKDKYLRLFAEFENYKKRTSKERIELFKTASQELMTALLPIMDDFDRGLAEIKKSEDSELLKGMELISTKFRNTLVQKGLTEIEVKVGDDFDPEIHDAITQIPAPSDDLKGKIIDCVEKGYKLGDKIIRHPKVVMGQA; this comes from the coding sequence ATGAGTAAAGACCAATATACAAAAGAAGACGAAATTAACGACGCTATTAAAAACGGAGACTTAGGAGAAAATCAAGAACAGTCTCAAGAAAATAAAGAGGTAGATGCAAAAGAAGAACCTACTTCTGAAGAACTAATTCAAGCTGAAAAAGACAAGTACTTACGTTTATTTGCCGAGTTTGAAAACTATAAAAAGCGTACTTCAAAAGAACGTATTGAGTTGTTTAAAACGGCAAGTCAAGAATTAATGACAGCTTTACTGCCAATAATGGATGATTTTGATAGAGGTTTGGCAGAAATAAAAAAATCTGAAGACTCAGAATTGTTAAAAGGAATGGAACTAATTAGTACAAAATTTAGAAATACATTAGTTCAAAAAGGATTGACAGAGATTGAAGTAAAGGTAGGAGACGATTTTGATCCAGAAATTCATGATGCAATTACACAAATACCGGCACCCTCAGATGATTTAAAAGGGAAAATTATCGATTGTGTAGAGAAAGGATATAAGTTAGGAGATAAAATCATTCGTCACCCTAAAGTAGTAATGGGGCAAGCGTAA
- the dnaJ gene encoding molecular chaperone DnaJ: protein MAKQDYYEILGITKSASKAEIKKAYRKMAIKYHPDKNPDDKEAEEKFKLAAEAYEVLSDDNKKARYDQYGHAAFEGGQGGFGGGGMNMDDIFSQFGDIFGGAFGGGFGGFGGGGHRQARVKGSNLRIRVKLTLEEIAKGVEKKVKVRRKVQAEGVTYKTCSTCNGSGQQMRVTNTILGRMQTATTCSTCHGAGETLDKKPSGADAQGMVVKEETVAINIPEGVTEGVQLKVGGKGNEAPGKNAVPGDLLVLIEEVPHESLKREGSNIHYDLYINFSEAVLGTSKEIETVTGKVKIKIEPGTQSGKILRLKGKGLPSIERYGHGDFLIHINVWTPQELTKDQRKFFEEMQEDENFSPNPQKSDKSFFEKVKDMFS, encoded by the coding sequence ATGGCAAAACAAGATTATTACGAAATATTAGGTATAACTAAATCGGCGTCAAAAGCTGAAATCAAGAAAGCATATCGCAAGATGGCAATTAAATACCATCCCGATAAAAATCCTGATGATAAAGAAGCAGAAGAAAAATTCAAACTAGCAGCAGAAGCTTATGAGGTGTTGAGCGATGATAACAAAAAAGCTCGCTATGATCAGTACGGACATGCTGCTTTTGAAGGAGGTCAAGGAGGCTTCGGTGGAGGTGGTATGAATATGGATGACATATTCAGTCAATTCGGAGACATTTTCGGAGGCGCTTTCGGTGGCGGCTTTGGAGGTTTCGGCGGCGGAGGTCACCGTCAGGCACGAGTAAAAGGTAGTAACCTACGAATTCGGGTGAAACTTACCTTAGAAGAAATAGCCAAAGGAGTAGAAAAAAAGGTAAAGGTTCGTAGAAAAGTCCAAGCAGAAGGAGTTACCTATAAAACCTGTTCAACATGTAATGGTAGCGGACAGCAAATGCGTGTTACCAATACAATTTTAGGAAGAATGCAAACTGCTACCACATGTAGTACTTGTCATGGAGCAGGAGAAACGCTAGATAAAAAACCAAGCGGAGCAGATGCACAAGGAATGGTTGTAAAAGAAGAAACCGTTGCGATTAACATTCCAGAAGGAGTTACAGAAGGAGTACAGTTAAAAGTTGGTGGGAAAGGAAACGAAGCACCAGGAAAAAACGCTGTGCCCGGAGATTTATTGGTGTTAATTGAAGAAGTACCACACGAAAGCTTAAAGCGTGAAGGAAGCAACATTCACTACGATTTATATATTAATTTCTCAGAAGCAGTTTTAGGAACATCGAAAGAAATAGAAACAGTTACTGGAAAAGTGAAGATTAAGATTGAGCCAGGAACGCAGTCGGGTAAAATTTTACGTTTAAAAGGAAAAGGATTACCAAGTATAGAGCGTTATGGCCATGGAGATTTCTTAATTCATATAAATGTATGGACACCACAAGAATTAACCAAAGATCAGCGTAAATTTTTCGAGGAAATGCAAGAAGATGAGAACTTTAGCCCAAATCCTCAAAAGTCAGACAAATCGTTCTTCGAAAAGGTAAAAGATATGTTTTCTTAA